The sequence ATCGTTTAACCGCCGCCACACAAAAGCCCCACCACCTATAAGCTTTAGATTGCGTGTGCTATAATCCCCCTTTATGAAAACGCCAAAGTAAAGACCGCCATGCCCCTTTACACAGATTTACTAAGCCAGCTTTGCGCCAAAGAGGATTTAAGGGAGGATCAGGTGTGGGCATTTTGGACAGGCGTTTTAAGCGGGCAGTTTAGCGACATTGAGTTAGGGGCTTTACTCATCGCCCTAAAGTGCAAGGGCGAAAGCCCGCAAGAGATCGCAAGCAGCGTGCAGGCATGTTTGCAAGAGAGCCAAGCCCTAAATATCCCCTTTGCGGTTGTGGATAATTGTGGCACGGGTGGAGATGGCAGCAAAAGCTTTAATATCAGCACGATCAGTGCCTTTGTGTGCGCCACGCTAGGCGTGAAAATGGCTAAAGCGGGCAATTACAGCTCAAGCGGGAGCGGGAGTGCCGAATTTTTAGAGCACTTGGGTTTCAACATCCACCTAAGCCCCAAACAGGTTACGCAAAGCCTGGATTTAGCTAACTTCGCCTTCCTCTTTGCCCCCATTTTCTACCCCAGCTTTGCCAAGGTCACCCCCTTAAGAAAAGCCCTGAAAACCCGCACCCTCTTTAATTTGCTAGGACCGCTCTTAAACCCCCTACGCCCCAAAGCCCAGCTTTTAGGCGTGGCCACCCCCAAATTGTGTTACCCCCTTGCTTGCACCCTGCAAAATTTGGGCCTAGAGCGCGCGTTAGTGGTGCACGGCTCAGGCTGTGATGAGATCGCCGTGCACGGGGAAACTTTAGTCTGCGAGCTAAGGGGGGGGCAAATCAAACAATACACGCTAGAGCCTAAAGACTTTGGACTCAAAAGCCACTCGCTAGAGGCGTTGAAGGTGCAAAGCGTGCAAGAGAGTGGGCACATTTGTTTAGACTTACTGCAAGGAGGGGGCAGCGAGGCGCAAAAAGCGAGTGTGATTGCCAACAGCGCAGGGGTGTTGTTTGTGGCTGGATGGGTTAAAGATTTTAAAGAGGGCGCCAAGCTTGCTAGAGAGTGTTTAGAGAGTAAACAAGCCTACACCCACTTACAAAGGATGGTGCAATTAAGCCATGCATGACTTGCTAAAAACCATGTTAGAGCACAAGAGAAAAGAGGTGCAGGCCCTGAAAGAACGCTATAGCCTACCCGCTGAGCTTAAAGCCAGCCAAAGAAATTTTAAGGAGGCTTTGCAAGAGCGGCGCACGAGTTTTATTTTAGAGTGCAAACAAGCCTCCCCCTCTAAGGGCTTGATTAGAAGCCCCTTTGACTTGGTAAAAATCGCTAAGGTGTATGAAAAGTACGCCACTTGCATTTCGGTGCTGACTGATGAGAAGTATTTTAAGGGGGCGTTTGAGAACCTGCGTATCGTGGCCCAGCACTCCACCAAGCCCCTTTTATGCAAAGACTTTATCCTGGACCCCTTCCAGGTGCGCCTAGCGCGGCTTATGGGTGCGGATGCGATTTTATTGATGCTTAGCGTGCTTAATGATGAGAGTTATACAGAATTAGCCGCCCTCGCCAAGTCTTTAAACATGGCGGTTTTAACTGAAGTGAGTAATCAAGCAGAGTTGCAACGTGCACTTACCTTAAATGCCCCCATTGTGGGTATCAACAATCGAGATTTAAAAACCCTCAAAGTGGATATTAACACCACCCTAGAGCTCGCCCCTTTGATCCCTGAGGATAAAATCCTCATTAGCGAGTCGGGGATCAACTCACACGCAGTGGTGAAACAGCTATGCCACAAGGTGCAGGGCTTCTTGGTGGGCAGCCATCTTATGGCACAAAAAAACCTAGAAAAAGCGTGTAAAAAGCTCATTTTAGGGGAAAATAAAGTCTGTGGGCTCAGGCGGGCAAAGGATGCTAGGGCGGTGTATAAACATGGCTTCATTTACGGCGGGCTCATTTTTGACCCCCAAAGCCCACGCTACATTGCGCCCAAGAAGGCCAAAAAGCTCATTGAAAAAGTGCCTAAGTTGGACTTTGTGGGCGTGTTCGTGCAAGCCAAGCCCAAGACGATCATTAAAAGAGTCTACCAGCTAGGGCTTAAGGCGGTGCAATTGCACGGCCGTTATAGTGCAGAGGATTTAAGCCTACTACAAAATGCCCTAGATTGCCCCGTGTGGGCGGTGGCAAGCATTGACCCGCATGCTAAAAAATTGCCCCAAATCCCAAGTACTCCTTTAGTGTTGTTTGATAGCAAGGGGGCGAGGGCGGGGGGCAATGGCGTGGCGTTTTCTTGGGAGCTTTTAGAGGGCTTTAAACGCCCCTTTATGCTTGCCGGTGGGCTTAATGCGAGCAATTTAGAAAAGGCAGTGGCCATAGGGGCTCTAGGGCTTGATTTAAACTCAGGACTAGAGAGCGCGCCGGGCAAAAAGAGCGGGCAAAAAATCGCCCAAGTGGCGAAAATGTTACGGGAGTATTGAAATGCAGCGGTATTTTGGAGAATTTGGGGGGGGCTTTGTGCCCGAGCTGTTGGTCCCCGCCCTCACACAATTAGAGCAGGCGTTTGAGGCTTGTTTAAAAGACAGCGGGTTTCAAGCCGCATTAAGTGAGCTTTTAAAGGACTTTGTAGGTCGGCCAAGCCCTTTAACTTTGGTGAAGAACTTTTGCCCCAACCCTAAAGTGAAAATGTATTTAAAACGAGAGGACTTGATCCATGGGGGGGCGCACAAGACTAATCAGGCTTTAGGGCAAGCCCTCTTAGCGCAAAAAATAGGTAAAAAGCGTGTGATTGCCGAAACGGGGGCGGGACAACACGGCGTGGCAACCGCCATTGCCTGCGCGCTCTTGGGGCTAGAGTGTGTGGTGTATATGGGGGCTAAGGACATCGAGCGGCAAAAGCAAAATGTCTTTAGGATGCGCTTACTTGGCGCACAGGTGCAATCTGTGGAGAGCGGATCGGCAAGTTTAAAGGACGCGATCAATGAAGCCCTTAGAGATTGGGCAAGCTCTTATGCCACCACCCACTACCTTCTAGGCACCGCTGCTGGCCCGCACCCCTACCCACAGATGGTTAAACATTTCCAAAGCGTGATCGGCATAGAGGCTAGAGCGCAGATTTTAGAAAAGGAGGGCAAACTGCCCGACTCTGTCATCGCTTGCGTGGGCGGGGGCTCTAATGCGATTGGCATTTTTGCCGGCTTTTTAGAAGATACAGCTGTGGGCTTGGTTGGGGTTGAACCCGGAGGGCTTGGGCTAGACACCAACAAACATGGGGCGACTTTATGCAAGGGGAGTGTGGGGATTTTGCACGGGTGCAAGACTTATATTTTGCAAGATGAGCAGGGGCAGATCCAAGAGAGCCATAGCATTTCGGCTGGGCTAGATTACCCCGGTGTGGGGCCAGAGCATAGCTATTTAAAAACAAGCGGGCGGGCGCAGTATGTGGCGGTGAGTGATGAAGAGGCTTTAGAGGCGTTTGTGCGTTTAAGCCAAAGCGAGGGTATCATCCCCGCCCTAGAGAGCGCACACGCCCTAGCTTATGCCTATAAACTTGCCAAAGAGTGCAAGACAGAGAGCTTAATTCTTGTCAACTTAAGCGGTCGGGGGGATAAGGACCTAGCCACAGTGCAGGGGGCGTTGGGGGTGTGTTAGTTTTTAGGGTAGGGCTTAAATTTTTTTCTGGATATGTAACCTTAAACCAAAGAAAAGAACCCTTACTGCTCAAAAGGGGGACTATATTTGTTTTTAGGAGAATCACAACGTCTACTAGGGTTGTTGCAACGCTCTACAACACAAAAACGACTTTAAGGTTGTTTGAAAAAAACGGAGTTTAAACCCCCCGCATCACCCTACTTTCCCACCCTTGCAAAGGGCAGTATCATCGGCGTAAGAGAGCTTGACTTCCAGGTTCGGGATGGGGCTGGGTATTTCCTCTCTTCTAGGGACACGGGAAAAAAGCAGAGCTTTTTCAGCAAAGCTTTTTAAGGCTTGCGGTTCTCTTAAAGTTTTAAGAGAACCTCGGGTTAAGCCCTTGTCTTAAGGGCTTAGATTCGACCATTCTAAGTTTAAAGCCTTAGAAGAATCAGGGATGGCTCAGGTTAGAGCTAAGCCATCCCTAAAATAAAAACACCATTCTAGCATTTTTATTGACAAAAAAGCAAACAAAGCGATAAAAAGCAACGCTTTAAATCAATAGTCTATGTGGGTCTTTCTACAAGCCTTCATTACACTCAATAAGGCAGTGAAGCTTTTATACAAGCAAACAAGCCAAACGCTCTATTAGTAGTGGTTAGCTGAGTGCATTGCTGCACTTACACACCCACCCTATCAAACATGTAGTCTTCATGCGAGCTTCAGGGAAAGCTTATCTTGGAGTTGGCTTCGAGCTTAGATGCTTTCAGCTCTTATCACAACCATGCGTGGCTACCCAGCGGTGCTCTTGGCAGAACAACTGGTGCACCAGTGGCATGTCCATCCCGGTCCTCTCGTACTAGGGACAGCTCTCCTCAGCTTTCCTACGCCCACAGCAGATAGGGACCGAACTGTCTCACGACGTTCTGAACCCAGCTCGCGTACCGCTTTAAATGGCGAACAGCCATACCCTTGGGACCTGCTCCAGCCCCAGGATGCGATGAGCCGACATCGAGGTGCCAAACCTCCCCGTCGATGTGAGCTCTTGGGGGAGATCAGCCTGTTATCCCCGGGGTACCTTTTATCCTTTGAGCGATGGCTCTTCCACACGAGAACCACCGGATCACTATGACCGACTTTCGTCTCTGCTTGAGTTGTCTCTCTTGCAGTTAAGCTAGCTTGTGCCATTACACTCAGCTGGCGATTTCCAACCGCCATGAGCTAACCTTTGTAAGCCTCCGTTACTTTTTAGGAGGCGACCGCCCCAGTCAAACTACCCACCAAGCATTGTCCTGCCTAAGGATGACTTAGGCCAGTTAGCTAACAAAAACGCCAAGGGTGGTATCTCAAGGATGGCTCCACAGACACCAAAGTGTCTGCTTCAAAGCCTCCCACCTATCCTGCGCATGGCATTCCCATTAGCAGTGCTAAGCTATAGTAAAGGTCCACGGGGTCTTTCCGTCTTGCTGCGGGTAGGAGGAATTTTCACCTCCACTACAATTTCACTGGATCTCTCTTTGAGACAGCTCCCATCTCGTTACGCCATTCATGCAGGTCGGTATTTAACCGACAAGGAATTTCGCTACCTTAGGACCGTTATAGTTACGGCCGCCGTTTACTCGGGCTTCAATTCAAAGCTTCGCCTTGCGGCTAACCCATCCTCTTAACCTTCGAGCACCGGGCAGGCGTCACACCTTATACTTCCTCTTACGAGTTGGCAAAGTGCTGTGTTTTTGGTAAACAGTCGGGAGGGACTCTTTGCTGAGACCACATTGCTGTGGCACACCTTATCGCGAACTTACGGTGCTAGTTTGCAGAGTTCCTTAAAGAGAGTTCATCCACGCGCCTTAGAATACTCATCTCATCTACCTGTGTCGGTTTGCGGTACGGACAATTGCAACTAAACTTAGAGACTTTTCTTGGCACGATAGTGTCAGTGATTCTCCCCTTGGCCCGAAGGCCTTAGAGAGCCTGTCAGGTTTGAAATACAGGAGCGGATTTGCCACTCTCCCAATCTACACCCTTCGACCAGCACATCCATCAGCTGGCTCACCTAACTTTATGCGTCCTCCCATCGCGCATTGCAATTGGTATGGGAATATTAACCTATTTTCCATCGCCTACCCCTTTCGGACTTGGCTTAGGACCCGACTAACCCTACGATGACGAACATCGCGTAGGAAACCTTAGATTTACGGCGGATACGATTCTTACGCATCTTATCGCTACTCATTCCTGCATGCTCACTTCTGTGCGCTCCAGCACTCCTTACGGTATGCCTTCAACGCTGCACAGAACGCTCTTCTACCACTGCTCCTAAGAGCAATCTACAACTTCGGTGTCTATCTTAGCCCCGTTATATTTTCAGCGCATGATCACTAGACCAGTGAGCTGTTACGCTTTCTTTAAAGGATGGCTGCTTCTAAGCCAACCTCCTGGTTGTTTGAGTAGCCACACATCTTTTTCCACTTAGAATAGAACTTTGGGACCTTAGTTGGTAGTCTGGGTTGTTTCCCTCTTGACGATTGATTTTATCACCCACCGCCTGACTCCCAAGATACAACAAAGGGTATTCGCAGTTTGACAGGGTTTGGTACTGCGGCGAGCAGCCCTAGCCCAATCAGAGCTCTACCCCCCTTTGCTATGACTTGAGGCTATACCTAAATATATTTCGAAGAGAACCAGCTATCACCAAGTTTGTTTGGCCTTTCACCCCTATCCACAGCTCATCCCAGCCCGTTTCAATGGGCACGGGTTCAGTCCTCCACAAGCTGTTACACTCGTTTCAACTTGGCCATGGATAGATCACTTGGCTTCGGGTCTGCAGCGTCTGACTAAAGCGCCCTATTCAGACTCGCTTTCGCTACGGCTCGTTTTCACTTAACCTTGCCAGACACCACAACTCGCAGGATCATTATGCAAAAGGCAGTCCATCACCCTGATAAATCATAGGGCTTTGAATGATTGTAAGTAGATGGTTTCAGGTTCTATTTCACTCCGTTACCCACGGTTCTTTTCACCTTTCCCTCACGGTACTTGTGCGCTATCGGTCAAAGAGTAGTATTTAGGGTTGGAGAGTGGTCTCCCCCGGCTTCAGCCCGGATTTCACGTGTCCTGGCCTACTCTGGATCCGGCTATCTAGGGTTTATCTTTCGCATACAGGGCTATCACCTTCTATGGCTTGTCTTTCCAAACAACTTTGCTAGAAAAACCCCTTGAATGTTGCCGTCCTCAACCCCGAGTGCAAGCACCCGGTTTGCCCTTATCCCCTTTCGCTCGCCACTACTGAGGGAATCTCGTTGATTTCTTTTCCTCTAGCTACTGAGATGTTTCACTTCGCTAGGTTCGCTCTCTATAAATAGAGTAACCTACATTGCTGTAAGTTGGGTTGCCCCATTCGGACACCTACGGATCAATGCTTCTTGACAGCTCCCCGTAGCTTATCGCAGTCTAGTGCGTCCTTCATCGCCTCTCTTTGCCAAGGCATCCACCATCTACTCTTAATATCTTGTTTGCCACTCTAGCATATCCGCTAGAGCGTTGCATAAGAGCCACACCGCCTTATTGAGTATAATTCTTTTGGCTTTGTAGTTTTTACCTTTACATAGGCTATTGACAATAATAAATCAAATAACACGCTTTAAGTCTGCCTTTTTTAGAAAAAAGCTTTCACCTTTTCCATGCAAGCTTTCTTAGAAGCAAAACGTGATAATAGCGGTTTTAAGCTTAAGGGGGGCTTAAATTATAGCGGTTAGACTTGCAGAAAATTTAGGAACTTTTGCCCCTTAGCAAATCACCCAGTCGATCTATGTGGCTACCGAGTTGCTGCAACTCTTGGGCAATTTCATCCAATTGCGCCTCAACTTTAGACAACCCGTTTTCTACTTCGTCAATGAGTTCTCCGACATTGTTACAATTATCCATAGTGCACCATCCTTTCAAATTCTTTAAAGATATACAACCCATCGTGAGGACCGGGACTTGCCTCAGGATGGTGTTGGACGGAAATAATGGGGGCGTTTTTGTAGCACACACCCTCAATGGTGTGGTCGAAAAGATTTTTATGTGTGATTGTAGCGACTTTGGCAATACTCTCTGGCACGCAGTAGTTGTGGTTTTGTGCGCTCACTTCAATGCGCCCGGTTTGTAGGTTTAGCACGGGGTGGTTGCTGCCGTGATGCCCGAATTTGAGCTTATAAGTGGGATAGCCATGTGCGATGCTTAAGAGCTGATGCCCTAGACAAATGCCCAGCATGGGGATTTGTTCTTCAATGAGCTGGCTAATTTCGTGGATCACGCTTTTTAAACGCAAAGGATCGCCCGGACCATTAGAGAGCAACACGCCCTTAATTTCACCCTTTTTATAGGCTTCAATCAAGGTTTGTGCCTTTGTGTCGGGGGCGAAACATACAGGCTTTAGCCCCACTTGGGCGAGGTTGTTTAAAATATTGCTCTTCACGCCCAAATCCAAAACCCCAACGGCACTTGAGAGTGTGGGGCTTTGGTAGTTCAAGCTTGCAAAGTCAAAAGTGCCTTGCGTGTGGGCTTCTTTACGGCTAAATGGGGGGATCAAATGTTGCTCGGCAATGCTAGTAGAAGAGCGCAAGATCTCTTGCAATTCCTGCTTATCTAGCCCATTGGTGGAAACCACCACGCCCATCGCCCCCTCATCTCTTAGCATGCCCACCAACGCCCTCGTGTCTAAGCCACTCACGCCCAACACCCCGTGCTGTTGCAAGAACACACTTAAGGACTGCCCCGCCCTAAAGTTGGAGTGAATACTTGGGGTGTGGCGCACTAAAATGCCCGCACAAAAGCTACTTGGCGACTCGCGATCTTGCTCGTTTGCCCCCACCACGCCCACTTCAGGGGTGCTAAAAACAATAAATTGTCCAAGGTAACTTGGATCGGTGATGACTTCTTCATACCCGCTCATGGCGGTGTTAAAAACCGCCTCGCCGGCCACAGCCCCACTAGCCCCAAAGCTCATGGCCTCTAAGAACAAGCCATTTTCAAAGTAGAGCGTGGCTTTCATAGAAATCCCTTGCGCCTTAATTCTTCCTCATACATGCGTTCAAAGACCAATTCGTATTCATCGCTGCCAACGGGAAGTTTGCGTTTATAGTGCTTGATCTTTTCGCTCACCTCTGTTTCCACGCTTTCATAGAGCTTGGCGTAGGTATCAATGGACTTAAAAATCACATTACGGATTCTGTTTTCAGATACAGAAAACATAAGCAGGTCTTCATCTAAGATTTTTTCTAAAATCTCATGGGAGAGCAAATTACAGCGATCCTCCCAACCCAAAGCAAACCCGTTTTCAAGGGCAACTTGCTTCTTAATGTCCCAAAAGAGTCGTCTTTCATCCATGCGCATGAATTCTATCTGGTCTAAGTTTTCCTCAAGTAAATCACGCACTCTATCATCGATGGCAGCTTCTTGGCTGACATGCTCTTGCAATACGGCTTGTGTGATTTTGGTGAGCACTTCTAAAGAGCCCTTGAGCTCCAAAAGCGGAGATTGAACTAAGTCTTGGGCAATTTTACTCACAATATAGCGGACATGGTTAGGCTTTAATCTCATCTCTTGCCCTATTCTTAATTGTTTTATTTAGTTAAGACTTATTCTAACATAATTTGGGTAAAGGACTAGAGAGTGGAACTTTAAAACTCGATTAGTTTTCATGTGCTAGAATGCGCATTTCAATCTTCTTAAGGGTTTGCATGCAGGCGCAACGCTTTTATTTCCTCTTCTCCCTTGCCATCATCGCCATTATAGCGTTGCCGGTGGGAATCGCTAATCTCATTTTAGGCTTCGTTTATCACGACTCGCCTTGCATCCAATGTTGGGGCGAGCGCCAAAGCATGGTCTATATCGCTTTAGGTGGGTTGTTTATCTTGCGCTATGGCTTAAAGCCTAAATACATTGCTATTTTGGTGTTAATCGTAGCAGGCGGGCTTTATCAAAGTTTTTACCATTTAGGCAACCACGCCCTAGAAGATGTGGGGCAGGGCTTTGCTTTAGAGATTTTTGGACTACACACGCAGTTTTGGGCGGAGCTTGTGTTTTGGATAGCTTTGCTGGTGCTAGGCTTGCTATTGCTAAAAGCCCCCAATTTCCAAGAGCAAGGTCCTCGCCAACTCACCCGCTCTAACCTTTGGGCTTTTGGGATTTTTAGCTTTTTGGTGGCTTCAAACATGTTGCAAGCCCTTATCTCCACAGGGCCTTTTCCTTACCTAGGGCATGGCGACCCGGTCCGCTTTTCATGGCGCATGGCGGAAAATATTTGGAGCACAAGCAATTGGGGGCATATGGGCTTTCCTCGAAGGCTAGGCAAGCGCGTAGTTGATGGACCTATTTTAGCCGACAGCTCTCATCAATGGGAGAGCGATTACCGCAAAGCTCCCCTTGAGATCCACAAAAACCTAACACTCCTGCAAACTCAAATCAGCCCCTTAAAATTAAACGCCCCCATCAGCGATTTAAACTTTTTAGCCGCCAAGGAAACCCCCCAAACCGCCAAAGCTCCCACCAAGCCTAGTTTACTCCAGACGATCGAAACGGATATTTTTGGCAAACACAGCGATGGGTGTGCTCCCGCCTTAAAGCCCCAACCCTACACTTTTTCGCCAGAAACCTTTGCTGGCAACAACGCCCTTTTAAAGAACGCCTTCCTAATTGCCACGCAAAAAGAAGGGTTATATGTAGTCGATAAAAAGTTGCAAAGAATCTTGGCCCACCTAGTGCTAGATAAGCATTACTCCGTAACAGTGGAGCATTTCGTGGGGGCGAATATGGTGGGCAATCTCATCCGTTTAATGGGGGCGAATAAAAGCAGTGTAGATGTCGCCTACAATCCCGGAGCCAAGAATAACTTTGCCAACTTCTTAGAAGGGGCACACCATTTCAACGAGATTGGGCGCAACCGCTTACGCACAAGTCGCGCTTCCACCTACTATATCCTAAGTGCTAGAAGCGATGGCACCCATACCTACATGCTGACCGTGCCAAACAAACGCTACAAGCAATTAATCTTAGTGGGCATGCTCGATCAAGATTTGGGCTTAAGTTCGGAAACTGTGGTGCGTCCGTTGAAAAACAACCCCCTCAAAAAAGGGCGCACACTCGGAGAGTTTTACATCACAGGGTTAGCCTTTTATCAAGGACGGCTCTTTGCCCTAAGTAAAGCCTACAACGCCCTTTTAGTCATCAACCCCTACAACGCCACAATCATAGACGCTTACGGCTTGCCCCCTAGTGTGAAAAACCCGACTGCGCTGACTTTTGTCAACAACGCCTTGATCGTCAGCGGTTATAGCAATAGACATGACATTTTTTATACCTTAGGCATTTCTAACTTATCGCTAGACTTGCCCCCCGCTGAAAAACCCACTCTTAAAGCACCCATTTTACAAGCGCATGGTTGCTGAGTTTCTCAAAGAGGGCGTGTTGCTCTTGTTTGCTACTCACAACCAAAGAGAGTTGCAGGCTCGTGTATTTGCCTTGTGCGCTTTTGTTTTTAGTGCATACTTGGTATTTTAGGGGGGCGAGCAAACCGGGTAATTCGTCCAAGAGCCCTTGGGGTTTGTCGGTGATGAGGCGGTATTCCCATAAACAGGGGTAGATGATGGCGGTTTTAGAATCCATGTAAAATCTCCAAAAATTTTTGGGGGATGGAGGTGGGTTTTTTTGTGGCTAGGTCAATGAAGGCAAGTTTAATGCGCATGCGAAAGAGTCTTTGCTCTTGCCGTAAAATTTCTTGTTGCAAGCTTAAACTCACTCTTTTGAGCTCTAAAATTTGGGTGCTCACTTGCAAACAATCACCCAAAAGAGCTGGGGTGATGAACTCGGCTTGTAGGCTTTTAATCACGAAGCCACCTTGCGTGTTTTGCGGAACTACTCCCACTCTAAAAAACACTTCACTCCTCGCCCGCTCGCAAAATTTTAAATAATTGGCGTGGTAAACTAACCCCGTGCTGTCTGTGTCCTCATAGTAAACCCGAAATTGCATAAACTCCCCTTTCAAAGCCTGCATAGAGCCATGTATTTGTAAAGCTATAGTAAACCTTAATCCTTGTTATGCTACCATACTGAATTTTATTTTCAAAAATTAGCTACTGGAGAAGCGATGAATAACTTTTCAAAATTAGGCTTTATCCTAGCAGCTTTGGGCAGCTCAATCGGCTTAGGGCACATTTGGCGTTTCCCCTACATGACGGGTACAAGTGGGGGGGGTGGCTTTGTACTCTTATTTTTAGTGCTTGCTCTCAGCGTGGGGCTTACCATGCTTGTAGCCGAAATGGTGATAGGACAGAGCACGCAAACCGATGTGGCTTCAGCTTTCGAGCAACTAAACCCCACAGGCTCTAAGAAGTGGAAATATGCGGGGCTGATGCTTTTTACCGGTCCGCTCATCTTGTCTTTTTATGCGATTGTCTTGGGCTGGGTGTTTTACTACCTTGTAGGCGTGAGTTTTAACCTGCCTGCTGATATACAGGCTTCTAAGCAAATTTTATTGGGCTTAGAAAACTCTTTGGGTAAGCAAATTGGGGGGCTTAGTGCAACGCTTTTTTTAACCGCTTGGATTGTTTCAAGGGGAGTCAAGGACGGGATTGAAAAGTTAAACTTTGTGCTCATGCCCCTATTATTCATCATTTTTTTTGGCTTATTGATTTATGCGAGCACCCAACCCTCTTTCAAACAAGCGGTGAACTTCATGTTTGGGGTGCGCCTCGCCGACATCAACCACAAGGTTTTCATGAACGCTTTAGGACAGGTTTTCTTTGCCTTGAGCATTGGCATTGGCATCAACATCTCTTACGCCTCTTCCACTGATCCTAAGCAAAACCTCTTGCAGAGTGCGTTTTGGGTGGTCGTGCCCGGGATTGTAATTTCCTTAGTGGCGGGCTTGATGATTTTTACTTTTGTGTTTGAGTATGGCGATAGCCCTACTGAAGGGCCAGGCCTCATCTTTGTGTCCTTGCCCGTGGTCTTTTACAAAATGGGCTGGATAGGGAGTGTGGTTTTTATTTTATTTTTATGCGCCCTGGCTTTTGCGGGGATCACCTCCACCATTGCCCTCTTAGAGCCCCCCGTGCAGTATCTCATCGATCACAACTACTCCCGCCCTAAAGCGACTTGGCTCGTAACTTTAGCCACTTACATTTTAGGTGTG is a genomic window of Helicobacter sp. NHP19-012 containing:
- a CDS encoding sodium-dependent transporter, coding for MNNFSKLGFILAALGSSIGLGHIWRFPYMTGTSGGGGFVLLFLVLALSVGLTMLVAEMVIGQSTQTDVASAFEQLNPTGSKKWKYAGLMLFTGPLILSFYAIVLGWVFYYLVGVSFNLPADIQASKQILLGLENSLGKQIGGLSATLFLTAWIVSRGVKDGIEKLNFVLMPLLFIIFFGLLIYASTQPSFKQAVNFMFGVRLADINHKVFMNALGQVFFALSIGIGINISYASSTDPKQNLLQSAFWVVVPGIVISLVAGLMIFTFVFEYGDSPTEGPGLIFVSLPVVFYKMGWIGSVVFILFLCALAFAGITSTIALLEPPVQYLIDHNYSRPKATWLVTLATYILGVILVFSLNKIYKTYLSIFHRDLFDLADFFTTSVLMPLGGLASVLFVGWIIGKDKLRQITTHFLSDGLFTLWLFLLKFIAPLVILAIWVVKIVQG